One segment of Salvia splendens isolate huo1 chromosome 20, SspV2, whole genome shotgun sequence DNA contains the following:
- the LOC121781926 gene encoding uncharacterized protein LOC121781926, translating into MSCFQSAVVALRTVYPKAVVWSEENLVAVACGAAVIILNPHTPKVRGVITVPSSKRFPTGKIDVDGGGADLLNGCLLLYHLSRETRPCVRLISWSPVGLAKDAGCLLALCTTSGHVKLYRRPHCSPEWIEVVNISEVLYNYYKSTNFGECQIVPLEGSDVIPRQDTANKGTHLRKCVNRRRQKTANVVSEDHENLGEKNNWQIVSSSFYEGDPLEEVTEDCLPLISAQQYASRNEMLMSLIIAWSPILETSGNDVAFPSSSSNCCSILTVGGKCGKISLWRVRAPECYSTDNAGHASEVRLVGLEKAHDSWITAISWVRYESNDSKTQFALATGSSDGSVKIWLVNGEKLLKASEVINDSLSLLREVATVDSSMISVLSLTVPARSPTKLFLAIGKSSGSFELCTLDTSTGKFDNIGCYNAHDSTVSGLAWAFDGRCLYSYSQNNSLKSWIFVGDSLSEVPLPRSSPGLKSSTEFAHALDSCFGLSVSPGNLAVAVVRRYDSDLLDPMYEGRSHKSAVEFLWVGGQQLDPSVITSSEIAKETFPGFPEKELTWWEMNILGRLNKCENPNRLLNIFDIVAALRAFKQSAPKYVEHILLKWLASCLGSKCEISRKLLSEAPKLLTMHSSRQLHLINIISREVVLKEFMTENVSGKEHLLEGLSGDKKEEINLWMDLLLSCEKELLLRLVSISISSEEFSGVGGDGLPQMKQWLLQNVKDEYIFLAAEIREVKKRKLEETSEHEVHERCHFCTGIVPFESTEYATCSGSIDKNGVNRTHKLQRCAVTLQVLPTKPSWYCMCCHRRASKMAPTILFAMPRYRSDFKSFVESPTHKHTSTPCCPFCGILLHRSQPQYFVSPSPV; encoded by the exons ATGTCCTGCTTCCAATCCGCCGTCGTCGCATTGCGGACTGTTTACCCCAAGGCCGTCGTCTGGTCGGAAGAGAATTTGGTGGCGGTGGCGTGTGGCGCAGCTGTTATAATTCTG aatCCTCATACTCCTAAAGTTCGAGGTGTGATTACCGTTCCATCTAGCAAGCGCTTTCCCACTGGGAAGATTGATGTTGATGGCGGAG GTGCGGATTTGCTAAATGGGTGCTTGCTTCTATATCATTTATCGAGGGAAACTCGTCCTTGTGTTCGGTTGATTTCTTGGTCTCCTGTAGGTCTCGCCAAAGATGCTGG TTGTTTGCTTGCTCTTTGCACCACCAGCGGGCATGTGAAGCTTTACCGCCGTCCACATTGTTCTCCGGAGTGGATAGAG GTTGTGAATATATCTGAAGTGTTATATAATTACTACAAGAGCACCAATTTTGGGGAGTGTCAAATTGTACCCTTGGAAGGTTCTGAC GTTATACCAAGACAAGATACTGCAAATAAGGGTACACATTTGAGAAAGTGTGTCAACCGTAGAAGACAAAAAACAGCTAAT GTAGTATCAGAAGACCATGAAAATTTGGGTGAGAAGAACAATTGGCAAATTGTTTCCTCCTCTTTCTATGAAGGGGACCCTCTGGAGGAAGTGACGGAAGACTGTCTTCCATTAATATCTGCACAGCAGTATGCTTCTCGCAATGAAATGCTAATGTCACTTATTATTGCTTGGTCTCCAATTCTGGAGACATCTGGAAACGATGTGGCTTTTCCTTCTAGCTCTTCTAATTGCTGCTCAATTCTTACTGTTGGTGGAAAGTGCGGTAAAATTTCATTGTGGAGAGTTCGTGCACCTGAGTGCTATTCTACTGATAATGCTGGGCACGCGAGTGAGGTTCGACTTGTTGGCCTTGAGAAGGCACATGATAGCTGGATTACAGCAATTAGTTGGGTTAGATATGAGTCTAATGATTCAAAGACCCAGTTTGCATTGGCTACTGGGAGTTCTGATGGTAG TGTGAAGATCTGGCTGGTAAATGGTGAAAAATTACTCAAGGCGTCTGAAGTTATCAATGATTCATTATCATTGTTGAGGGAG GTTGCGACTGTTGATTCTTCTATGATATCTGTACTTTCACTTACTGTGCCCGCTCGATCACCAACGAAATTGTTCTTGGCTATTGGCAAAAGTTCCGGATCCTTTGAATTGTGTACCCTTGACACATCTACTGGCAAATTTGACAATATTGGCTGTTATAATGCACATGACAGCACG GTTTCTGGTTTAGCTTGGGCGTTTGATGGACGTTGTTTGTACAGCTATAGTCAG AATAACTCCTTGAAGAGCTGGATTTTCGTTGGAGATTCTCTGTCTGAAGTGCCACTTCCCCGAAGCAGTCCTGGTTTGAAGAGCTCCACAGAG tTCGCTCATGCATTAGACTCTTGCTTTGGTCTATCGGTATCTCCTGGAAATTTGGCAGTTGCTGTG GTTCGCAGATATGACAGTGATCTACTAGATCCGATGTATGAAGGAAG ATCTCATAAATCTGCAGTTGAGTTCCTTTGGGTTGGAGGCCAACAATTGGACCCTTCTGTTATTACATCTTCAGAGATAGCAAAGGAAACATTTCCTGGATTCCCGGAGAAAGAACTGACTTGGTGGGAAATGAATATACTCGGGCGTCTTAACAAGTGTGAGAACCCCAACAGGCTTCTGAACATTTTTGATATCGTGGCAGCACTCCGAGCCTTCAAGCAGTCTGCACCCAAGTATGTAGAGCATATCCTGCTGAAATGGCTGGCATCTTGCTTAGGATCCAAGTGTGAAATATCTCGTAAATTATTGTCTGAAGCGCCTAAGCTTCTGACCATGCACTCATCCCGTCAGTTGCACCTCATAAACATAATCAGCAGGGAAGTGGTGCTTAAAGAATTCATGACAGAGAACGTGAGCGGAAAAGAACATTTATTAGAAGGCTTGAGTGGTGACAAGAAAGAAGAAATAAATCTGTGGATGGACTTACTACTTAGCTGTGAAAAAGAACTCTTGTTGAGGCTTGTCAGCATTAGTATTTCATCAGAAGAATTTTCCGGAGTTGGAGGTGATGGATTGCCACAGATGAAGCAGTGGCTTTTGCAAAATGTGAAAGACGAATACATATTCCTTGCAGCAGAAATTAGAGAGGTTAAGAAGAG GAAACTAGAGGAAACCTCAGAACACGAAGTGCATGAGCGCTGCCACTTCTGCACAGGCATTGTGCCATTCGAATCAACTGAGTACGCAACTTGCTCCGGATCAATAGACAAAAATGGGGTTAATCGAACGCACAAGCTTCAAAGGTGTGCAGTTACTCTCCAGGTTCTACCAACTAAGCCCTCCTGGTATTGTATGTGTTGCCACAGACGGGCTTCAAAGATGGCGCCCACCATTTTGTTCGCCATGCCCAGGTATCGTTCCGATTTCAAGTCTTTCGTAGAGTCTCCTACTCACAAGCATACTTCGACACCATGCTGTCCGTTCTGCGGCATACTTCTACATAGATCGCAACCGCAATATTTTGTGTCACCTTCCCCAGTTTAA